The Actinomadura sp. WMMB 499 genome includes a window with the following:
- a CDS encoding DEAD/DEAH box helicase — MLVGHATWHGGALCLWAERTGPHEPSGDVHPFAARDFTGTSYEPLVRGAVRVELALALPTAGDHPLPSAELGPEPVSGPPELRPWRVPALVLEPFPAMALLQAAEHSGDVIPGTDLRFLGLLAEEAVALAGRGHVLPALLREDGDLVARWRPVLDDPARFRALARAMPAACRAADGGRPAADVLREALSGLVDTAVRGTVPHPLLPHRRGRAPDRLPLAERWVAALTGPSAEVARETRDDPDALIAELDAWAAAARRPSGPLRVCFRLAEPGADEYETGEARGPREDGSWRVEFALQGTDDPSLYVPASLVWAGEAPSIADAEETLLTGLGRALRLFPDLAPALDSPVPDELVLDTAGAFRFLRQAAPMLAAAGFGVLLPHWAGKAKLGMKLTTRTEDPEASSGAAAPSGFDLKAMIDFRWDLAIGDASIDEDELAELARLKTPLVRLRGQWVELDPEQLEAALDFLRQPRRGRMPAAEAIRAIVHAGEDALPLVDVDADGAFGDLLSGEADRRLVPMRTPDELDADLRPYQERGLSWLSFMNDLGLGALLADDMGLGKTISILSLLVHERRDGAARPGPTLAILPMSLVGNWEREAARFAPKLRVYVHHGTSRHRGDDVARAAGEADLVLTTYGTAARDAEALAAVAWERVVCDEAQALKNSGTRQARAVRSIPARSRIALTGTPVENHLTELWSIMEFANPGLLGPRAVFRRRFAVPIERDGDERAAAALKRATQPFILRRLKTDRSIISDLPDKQEIKVYCNLTAEQASLYRATVDDMLEQIAEADEKQRRGLVLATMAKLKQVCNHPAQLLKDGSRLPGRSGKLERLEEICAEIVGQGEKALVFTQYAEFGSMLQPYLAAHLERPVLWLHGGTSKQARDDLVQHFQHDPEPAVFLLSLKAAGTGLTLTAANHVVHVDRWWNPAVEDQATDRAFRIGQTRNVQVRKFICAGTMEERVDEMIERKKALAESIVGTGEDWLTELSVAELRDVLRLDPSAVSG; from the coding sequence ATGCTCGTCGGACACGCCACCTGGCACGGCGGTGCGCTGTGCCTGTGGGCCGAGCGCACCGGCCCGCACGAGCCGTCCGGGGACGTCCACCCGTTCGCCGCCCGCGACTTCACCGGCACCTCCTACGAGCCGCTCGTGCGCGGCGCCGTCCGGGTCGAGCTCGCCCTCGCGCTGCCCACGGCCGGGGACCACCCGCTCCCGTCGGCGGAGCTGGGGCCCGAACCGGTGTCCGGGCCGCCCGAGCTGCGGCCGTGGCGCGTCCCGGCGCTCGTCCTGGAGCCGTTCCCGGCGATGGCGCTGCTGCAGGCCGCCGAGCACAGCGGCGACGTGATCCCCGGTACCGACCTGCGCTTCCTGGGCCTGCTCGCCGAGGAGGCGGTGGCCCTGGCCGGGCGCGGGCACGTCCTGCCCGCGCTGCTGCGCGAGGACGGCGATCTCGTGGCGCGCTGGCGTCCCGTCCTGGACGATCCCGCGCGGTTCCGCGCGCTGGCGCGGGCGATGCCCGCCGCGTGCCGCGCGGCCGACGGCGGCCGCCCCGCCGCGGACGTCCTGCGGGAGGCGCTGTCGGGGCTGGTCGACACGGCGGTGCGCGGCACCGTCCCGCATCCGCTGCTGCCGCACCGGCGCGGCAGGGCCCCCGACCGGCTGCCGCTGGCCGAACGCTGGGTGGCGGCGCTGACCGGCCCGTCCGCCGAGGTCGCCCGCGAGACCCGCGACGACCCGGACGCGCTGATCGCCGAGCTGGACGCGTGGGCCGCCGCGGCGCGCCGCCCGTCCGGGCCGCTGCGGGTGTGCTTCCGGCTCGCCGAACCGGGCGCGGACGAGTACGAGACCGGCGAGGCGAGGGGCCCGCGCGAGGACGGCTCGTGGCGGGTCGAGTTCGCCCTGCAGGGCACCGACGACCCGAGCCTGTACGTCCCGGCGTCGCTGGTGTGGGCGGGCGAGGCCCCCTCGATCGCGGACGCCGAGGAGACGCTGCTGACCGGCCTCGGCCGCGCGCTCCGGCTGTTCCCCGACCTGGCCCCGGCCCTCGACTCCCCCGTGCCGGACGAGCTCGTCCTCGACACCGCGGGCGCGTTCCGGTTCCTGCGGCAGGCCGCGCCGATGCTGGCGGCCGCCGGGTTCGGCGTGCTGCTCCCCCACTGGGCGGGCAAGGCGAAGCTCGGCATGAAGCTCACCACCCGCACCGAGGACCCCGAGGCGTCGTCCGGCGCGGCGGCCCCGTCGGGCTTCGACCTCAAGGCCATGATCGATTTCCGCTGGGATCTGGCGATCGGCGACGCGAGCATCGACGAGGACGAGCTGGCGGAGCTCGCGCGGCTGAAGACGCCGCTCGTCCGGCTGCGCGGCCAGTGGGTGGAGCTCGACCCGGAGCAACTGGAGGCCGCCCTCGACTTCCTGCGGCAGCCCCGGCGCGGCCGGATGCCGGCCGCCGAGGCGATCCGCGCGATCGTCCACGCGGGCGAGGACGCCCTCCCGCTCGTCGACGTGGACGCCGACGGCGCGTTCGGCGACCTGCTGTCCGGCGAGGCCGATCGGCGCCTCGTCCCGATGCGGACGCCGGACGAGCTGGACGCGGACCTGCGCCCCTACCAGGAGCGCGGACTGTCCTGGCTGTCGTTCATGAACGATTTGGGGCTAGGCGCCCTGCTTGCGGACGATATGGGATTGGGTAAGACCATTTCCATCCTCTCGCTGCTGGTGCACGAGCGCCGGGACGGCGCCGCCCGTCCGGGCCCGACCCTCGCGATCCTGCCGATGTCGCTGGTGGGCAACTGGGAGCGGGAGGCCGCCCGGTTCGCGCCGAAGCTGCGCGTGTACGTGCACCACGGGACGTCCCGGCACCGGGGGGACGACGTGGCGCGGGCGGCGGGCGAGGCCGACCTGGTGCTGACGACCTACGGGACGGCCGCGCGGGACGCCGAGGCGCTCGCGGCCGTCGCGTGGGAGCGGGTCGTCTGCGACGAGGCGCAGGCGCTGAAGAACAGCGGCACCCGGCAGGCGCGGGCGGTGCGGAGCATCCCGGCGCGGAGCCGGATCGCGCTGACCGGCACGCCGGTGGAGAACCACCTGACCGAACTGTGGTCGATCATGGAGTTCGCGAATCCGGGGCTGCTCGGGCCGCGCGCGGTGTTCCGGCGGCGGTTCGCGGTGCCGATCGAGCGGGACGGCGACGAGCGCGCGGCGGCCGCGCTGAAGCGGGCCACGCAGCCGTTCATCCTGCGCCGCCTCAAGACCGACCGGTCGATCATCTCGGACCTGCCGGACAAGCAGGAGATCAAGGTCTACTGCAACCTGACGGCCGAGCAGGCGTCGCTGTACCGGGCGACCGTGGACGACATGCTGGAGCAGATCGCCGAGGCAGACGAGAAGCAGCGCCGGGGGCTCGTGCTGGCGACGATGGCCAAGCTCAAGCAGGTCTGCAACCATCCGGCGCAGCTGCTCAAGGACGGTTCGCGCCTCCCCGGCCGCTCGGGCAAGCTGGAACGGCTCGAGGAGATCTGCGCCGAGATCGTCGGGCAGGGCGAGAAGGCCCTCGTGTTCACGCAGTACGCCGAGTTCGGGTCGATGCTCCAGCCGTACCTGGCCGCGCACCTGGAACGTCCCGTCCTGTGGCTGCACGGCGGGACGTCCAAGCAGGCGCGCGACGACCTGGTGCAGCACTTCCAGCACGACCCGGAGCCGGCGGTCTTCCTGCTGTCGCTGAAGGCGGCCGGGACGGGCCTGACGCTGACGGCCGCGAACCACGTCGTGCACGTGGACCGGTGGTGGAACCCGGCCGTCGAGGACCAGGCCACCGACCGGGCGTTCCGCATCGGGCAGACCCGCAACGTGCAGGTCCGCAAGTTCATCTGCGCCGGGACGATGGAGGAGCGCGTCGACGAGATGATCGAGCGCAAGAAGGCCCTCGCCGAGTCGATCGTCGGGACCGGCGAGGACTGGCTGACCGAGCTGTCGGTCGCCGAGCTGCGCGACGTCCTGCGGCTGGACCCGTCGGCGGTGAGCGGCTGA
- a CDS encoding enoyl-CoA hydratase/isomerase family protein, whose protein sequence is MGEFVRVEVEDGIATIRLDRPKMNALNAAMQRELADAARRVTEDAAVAAVIIYGGEKVFAAGADIKEMAPMSSAEMSAGHSHLLQNFGKALAGIPKPVIAAITGYALGGGLEVALTADFRVLGEGAKVGQPEIALGVIPGAGGTQRLARLVGPAKAKDLIFSGRHVKADEALAIGLVDRVVPDADVYTAAREWAATFVGGPAVALRAAKQAIDSGLEVHLDTGLEIERVQFSALFATEDQANGMKSFMEEGPGKAKFTGR, encoded by the coding sequence GTGGGCGAGTTCGTACGGGTCGAGGTCGAGGACGGGATCGCGACGATCAGGCTGGACCGGCCGAAGATGAACGCCCTGAACGCCGCGATGCAGCGGGAGCTGGCCGACGCCGCCCGGCGGGTCACCGAGGACGCCGCCGTCGCCGCGGTGATCATCTACGGCGGGGAGAAGGTGTTCGCGGCGGGCGCGGACATCAAGGAGATGGCCCCGATGTCGTCCGCGGAGATGTCGGCGGGCCACTCGCACCTCCTGCAGAACTTCGGCAAGGCCCTCGCCGGCATCCCCAAGCCGGTCATCGCGGCGATCACCGGGTACGCGCTCGGCGGCGGCCTGGAGGTCGCGCTGACCGCCGACTTCCGGGTGCTGGGCGAGGGCGCGAAGGTGGGGCAGCCGGAGATCGCGCTCGGCGTCATCCCCGGTGCGGGCGGCACCCAGCGGCTGGCCCGGCTCGTCGGTCCCGCGAAGGCCAAGGACCTGATCTTCTCCGGCCGGCACGTGAAGGCGGACGAGGCGCTCGCGATCGGCCTCGTCGACCGCGTCGTCCCGGACGCCGACGTCTACACGGCCGCGCGCGAGTGGGCGGCGACGTTCGTCGGCGGCCCGGCGGTCGCGCTGCGCGCCGCCAAGCAGGCGATCGACTCGGGGCTCGAGGTCCACCTGGACACGGGCCTGGAGATCGAGCGCGTGCAGTTCTCGGCCCTGTTCGCCACCGAGGACCAGGCCAACGGCATGAAGAGCTTCATGGAGGAGGGCCCCGGCAAGGCGAAGTTCACCGGCCGCTGA
- a CDS encoding helix-turn-helix domain-containing protein: MSGDPMHEHEFIADCRARLAFDLLSGTWTGVVLLALRHGPLRPGELRDRIGGVSHKVLTGTLRRLEGDGLVARRRYAEAPPRVEYELTEAGRGLLEPIRALGRWTERHADDVLAARDRAALGAAGELSGR, translated from the coding sequence ATGAGCGGCGATCCGATGCACGAGCACGAGTTCATCGCCGACTGCCGGGCCCGGCTCGCGTTCGACCTGCTGTCCGGCACCTGGACGGGCGTCGTGCTGCTCGCGCTGCGCCACGGCCCGCTGCGTCCCGGCGAGCTGCGGGACCGCATCGGCGGCGTCAGCCACAAGGTCCTCACCGGCACGCTGCGCCGGCTGGAGGGGGACGGGCTCGTGGCGCGGCGGCGCTACGCGGAGGCGCCGCCGCGCGTGGAGTACGAGCTCACCGAGGCGGGGCGCGGGCTGCTGGAGCCGATCCGGGCGCTCGGCCGGTGGACCGAGCGCCACGCCGACGACGTCCTGGCGGCCCGGGACCGGGCCGCCCTCGGCGCGGCCGGCGAACTCAGCGGCCGGTGA
- a CDS encoding NADPH-dependent F420 reductase — protein sequence MRIGVLGAGNMADALAGQWVRAGHEVLIGARTPAKAAALAGRLGCAGGGLRDAAEFGAAVLLAVPHDGAMDALRDAGAAEGVLAGRVLIDCTNPMAPPFEALTTGGGPSAARRIADASGARVVKAFNLCPDGVWRMTPPVFGGRPLGVPLCGDDADALEAVGGLVRDLGCVPMRGGSLARAALLEAATAFTVGLLAAGEDPAAMLPPVAHMGDPR from the coding sequence ATGCGGATCGGCGTGCTGGGCGCGGGGAACATGGCGGACGCGCTCGCGGGGCAGTGGGTGCGCGCGGGCCACGAGGTGCTGATCGGCGCCCGGACCCCCGCGAAGGCGGCGGCGCTCGCCGGGCGGCTGGGCTGCGCGGGCGGCGGGCTGCGGGATGCGGCGGAGTTCGGCGCGGCGGTCCTGCTCGCCGTTCCCCACGACGGCGCCATGGACGCGCTGCGGGACGCGGGCGCGGCGGAGGGCGTCCTGGCGGGGCGGGTGCTGATCGACTGCACCAACCCGATGGCGCCGCCGTTCGAGGCGCTGACGACCGGGGGCGGCCCCTCGGCGGCGCGCCGGATCGCCGACGCGTCGGGCGCGCGGGTGGTCAAGGCGTTCAACCTGTGCCCGGACGGCGTGTGGCGGATGACGCCGCCGGTGTTCGGCGGCCGCCCGCTCGGGGTCCCGCTGTGCGGGGACGACGCGGACGCCCTGGAGGCGGTCGGGGGCCTGGTGCGGGACCTCGGCTGCGTCCCGATGCGCGGCGGGAGCCTGGCGCGGGCCGCCCTGCTGGAGGCCGCGACGGCCTTCACGGTCGGGCTGCTCGCCGCGGGCGAGGACCCGGCCGCCATGCTCCCGCCCGTGGCGCACATGGGGGACCCGCGGTAG
- a CDS encoding SDR family oxidoreductase, with translation MRQAYRTALVTGASSGIGESFARLLAARGTDLVLVARRTDLLDELARDLVERYRVRVEVLAADLTDMGPRGEVERRLRDAPVELLVNNAGYGAFGAFAEEPVEEQLAQIELNVTAPVRLTRAALPGMVERGRGGVLNVASVAGFAPSPGSATYGATKAYVASFSESLHAEVAGKGVHVTALCPGFTRTDEASPANLMWLRRDDVARAGLEAVAAGRALCVPGAQYKAVMPALRVLPRPLLRAAAGRVWKQAADTQ, from the coding sequence ATGCGGCAGGCGTACCGAACGGCGCTCGTGACGGGCGCGTCCAGCGGGATCGGGGAGAGCTTCGCGCGGCTCCTCGCCGCGCGGGGCACCGACCTGGTCCTGGTGGCGCGCCGGACCGACCTGCTGGACGAACTGGCCCGCGACCTCGTCGAGCGGTACCGGGTCCGGGTAGAGGTCCTCGCGGCCGACCTCACCGACATGGGGCCGCGCGGCGAGGTCGAGCGGCGGCTCCGGGACGCGCCGGTCGAGCTGCTCGTGAACAACGCGGGCTACGGCGCCTTCGGCGCGTTCGCCGAGGAGCCGGTCGAGGAGCAGCTGGCGCAGATCGAGCTGAACGTGACCGCGCCGGTGCGGCTGACGCGCGCGGCGCTGCCGGGGATGGTGGAGCGCGGCCGCGGCGGGGTGCTGAACGTCGCGTCGGTGGCCGGCTTCGCGCCGTCGCCGGGAAGCGCGACGTACGGGGCGACGAAGGCGTACGTGGCGTCGTTCTCCGAGAGCCTGCACGCGGAGGTCGCGGGCAAGGGCGTGCACGTGACGGCGCTGTGCCCCGGCTTCACGCGGACGGACGAGGCGTCGCCCGCGAACCTGATGTGGCTGCGCCGCGACGACGTGGCCCGCGCCGGGCTGGAGGCGGTCGCGGCGGGACGGGCGCTGTGCGTGCCCGGAGCCCAGTACAAGGCGGTGATGCCCGCGCTGCGCGTCCTGCCGCGCCCGCTGCTGCGGGCTGCGGCCGGCCGCGTGTGGAAGCAGGCCGCCGACACGCAGTGA
- a CDS encoding acyl-ACP desaturase, with product MSESPEKKFQHGLLIELEQVVEKELDRHLSMAKEWFPHQYVPWSEGRDFDGPLGGEEWSLEQSKLSQEARESLIVNLLTEDNLPGYHNAIATVFGQEGAWGAWVNRWTAEENRHGIVLRDYLTVTRAVDPVALERARMQHMEQGYAATHGDSFLHGTAYVSFQELATRVSHRNTGRASGDPVCEQMMTRIAADENLHMIFYRNLLGAALEIAPNETMRAITDVVKAFEMPGTGIDGFLKKSVIIANAGIYDLRLHHDDVLVPVLRKWKVWDRTDLTGDGDKARDELGEFLQQLDAAATKFETRREERRARQAARRS from the coding sequence ATGTCCGAGAGCCCCGAGAAGAAGTTCCAGCACGGCCTCCTGATCGAGCTCGAGCAGGTCGTCGAGAAGGAGCTGGACCGCCACCTGTCGATGGCCAAGGAGTGGTTCCCGCACCAGTACGTACCGTGGAGCGAGGGGCGCGACTTCGACGGGCCGCTCGGCGGCGAGGAGTGGTCGCTCGAGCAGTCGAAGCTGAGCCAGGAGGCGCGCGAGTCGCTGATCGTCAACCTCCTCACCGAGGACAACCTGCCCGGCTACCACAACGCGATCGCGACCGTGTTCGGCCAGGAGGGCGCCTGGGGCGCCTGGGTCAACCGGTGGACGGCCGAGGAGAACCGGCACGGCATCGTCCTGCGCGACTACCTCACCGTCACCCGCGCCGTCGACCCGGTCGCGCTCGAGCGGGCCCGCATGCAGCACATGGAGCAGGGCTACGCGGCCACGCACGGCGACTCGTTCCTGCACGGCACGGCCTACGTGTCGTTCCAGGAACTGGCCACCCGCGTCTCGCACCGCAATACCGGCAGGGCGTCCGGCGACCCGGTCTGCGAGCAGATGATGACCCGCATCGCCGCCGACGAGAACCTGCACATGATCTTCTACCGGAACCTGCTGGGCGCCGCGCTGGAGATCGCGCCGAACGAGACGATGCGCGCGATCACCGACGTGGTCAAGGCGTTCGAGATGCCCGGCACCGGCATCGACGGGTTCCTCAAGAAGTCGGTGATCATCGCGAACGCCGGCATCTACGACCTGCGCCTGCACCACGACGACGTCCTCGTCCCGGTGCTGCGCAAGTGGAAGGTGTGGGACCGCACCGACCTGACCGGCGACGGCGACAAGGCCCGCGACGAGCTCGGCGAGTTCCTGCAGCAGCTGGACGCCGCCGCGACCAAGTTCGAGACCCGCCGCGAGGAGCGCCGGGCCCGGCAGGCCGCCCGCCGGTCCTGA
- a CDS encoding protein kinase, giving the protein MGVVYLGADPEGRNVAIKVLRPAVAGDATARRRLAREVDSMRRVHSPHVAEILDADVTAEQPYIVTQYVPGRTLEEVVEENGPVEGADLQRLAVGLASALSAIHGAGIVHRDLKPANVMMMDGGEPVVIDFGIAQAADATRLTATGMVIGTPGYLAPEIIEGHEAGPHSDVHAWAGTIAYGSTGRPPFGSGTFEAIFYKIMSGKPDLDGVPAPILPVLRAAIARDPSERPKAVDLVQLTRRLHFDATVTDQTRVDRHYPGAAAAGAAGAAAGAAAGAAVGSPDPDQAGRFTMPPPPTGESAGRSATQPPVPAPVHSQPVHSQPSDFVGQLPPAAPPPAPPPPEYRQDRPGQYDQYGRQGGYGQQPHPPQEQYPEPYAQRGGLQRRPPEQPPQDPRADRRDERTRDDRGDREARKPYGWYRIISFLVLVALLGFAGIAPLLAVAVTLGGVLVLRMADKAAKGMEGRQTRRGPRTGDAVAAAFRTPLHLPGALTMTALLSSLSLLAGMILLGVLIFADPDMTASRAIAWSAMLVIVLMSLAPGSGAPRRQLARVWGALMPRAEAALVGALIIGVFAVVLVGLSQQQPPDTTPLDGMSQNLESLRSDVRDLVSGIPFF; this is encoded by the coding sequence ATGGGCGTCGTCTACCTCGGCGCCGACCCCGAGGGGCGCAACGTGGCCATCAAGGTGCTGCGGCCCGCGGTGGCGGGGGACGCCACGGCGCGCCGCCGGCTGGCCCGCGAGGTCGACTCGATGCGGCGCGTGCACAGCCCCCACGTCGCCGAGATCCTCGACGCCGACGTCACCGCCGAGCAGCCGTACATCGTCACCCAGTACGTGCCGGGGCGCACGCTCGAGGAGGTCGTCGAGGAGAACGGCCCCGTCGAGGGCGCCGACCTGCAGCGGCTCGCGGTCGGGCTCGCGTCCGCGCTGTCGGCCATCCACGGCGCCGGGATCGTCCACCGCGACCTCAAGCCCGCCAACGTCATGATGATGGACGGCGGCGAGCCCGTCGTGATCGACTTCGGCATCGCGCAGGCCGCCGACGCGACCCGGCTCACCGCGACCGGCATGGTGATCGGCACGCCCGGCTACCTCGCCCCCGAGATCATCGAGGGGCACGAGGCGGGCCCGCACTCCGACGTCCACGCCTGGGCGGGCACGATCGCGTACGGCTCGACCGGCCGCCCGCCGTTCGGCTCCGGCACGTTCGAGGCGATCTTCTACAAGATCATGTCCGGTAAGCCGGACCTGGACGGCGTGCCCGCGCCGATCCTGCCGGTGCTGCGCGCGGCGATCGCCCGCGACCCGTCCGAGCGGCCCAAGGCCGTCGACCTCGTCCAGCTCACCCGCCGCCTGCACTTCGACGCCACCGTCACCGACCAGACGCGCGTGGACCGGCACTACCCGGGCGCCGCGGCGGCCGGGGCGGCCGGAGCGGCGGCCGGTGCCGCCGCCGGTGCCGCGGTCGGCTCCCCCGACCCGGACCAGGCCGGGCGGTTCACCATGCCGCCCCCGCCCACCGGGGAGAGCGCCGGGCGGTCGGCGACGCAGCCGCCGGTGCCCGCGCCCGTCCACTCCCAGCCCGTCCACTCCCAACCCAGCGACTTCGTCGGGCAGCTGCCCCCGGCGGCCCCGCCGCCCGCGCCGCCGCCGCCCGAGTACCGGCAGGACCGGCCCGGCCAGTACGACCAGTACGGCCGGCAGGGCGGGTACGGGCAGCAGCCCCACCCGCCGCAGGAGCAGTACCCGGAGCCCTACGCGCAGCGCGGCGGGCTCCAGCGCAGGCCGCCCGAGCAGCCGCCGCAGGATCCGCGCGCGGACCGGCGCGACGAGCGGACGCGCGACGACCGCGGCGACCGCGAGGCCCGCAAGCCCTACGGCTGGTACCGGATCATCAGCTTCCTGGTCCTGGTCGCGCTGCTCGGCTTCGCCGGCATCGCGCCGCTGCTCGCGGTCGCCGTCACCCTCGGCGGCGTCCTGGTCCTGCGGATGGCCGACAAGGCCGCCAAGGGCATGGAGGGCCGGCAGACCCGGCGCGGCCCGCGCACCGGCGACGCGGTCGCGGCGGCGTTCCGGACGCCGCTGCACCTGCCGGGCGCCCTCACGATGACCGCCCTGCTGTCGTCGCTCAGCCTGCTCGCGGGCATGATCCTGCTCGGGGTGCTGATCTTCGCCGACCCGGACATGACCGCCTCCCGGGCGATCGCCTGGTCGGCGATGCTGGTGATCGTGCTGATGTCGCTGGCCCCGGGCAGCGGCGCGCCGCGGCGGCAGCTCGCCCGGGTCTGGGGCGCGCTGATGCCGCGCGCCGAGGCCGCCCTCGTCGGCGCGCTGATCATCGGGGTCTTCGCGGTCGTCCTCGTCGGCCTGTCCCAGCAGCAGCCACCGGACACCACGCCGCTGGACGGAATGAGCCAGAACCTGGAGAGCCTGCGCAGCGATGTCCGAGACCTCGTCTCCGGGATCCCGTTCTTCTGA
- a CDS encoding protein kinase — MSETSSPGSRSSDGAWSPPPTSGHPPASGPPAGPPPYPESAPPAYPESAPPYPESAHPRREVELPAAIGPYRPLELIGAGGMGQVFRATDPRGGTYAVKILHPHLVDQGDSRARLRREVETMGRVTTPRVAEIVEFDVDARVPYIVTRYVEGRSLQDAVREGRVADGAALWRIAVGTAEALEAVHRAGVVHRDIKPGNVLLEGGEPVVIDFGISQGVGDTRLTGTGARAGTWRYLSPELLEGHDAGPAADVFAWAATVAYAATGRDLYDAPNDAAVCLRIIRGDHDLGDVPAELRPLLEEALTADPAARPPAEHLVRRLRALRPDSIGLRASGGSQPSARGPVRSRPLDPIGPYRPLQRLGRGGMGEVFLARADDGRMVAIKMLHASLPAEFQARDRLRREVAAMRRVSSRHVVELIDHDLDADQPYIVTRYVEGTSLLETVKGRGALPRDGLLRLAGGLAEALAAVHAVDGVHRDVNPGNVMLVAGSPVLIDFGIAYLSGATRLTQGPMGTPGYVSPEVLEGRPSGPPTDVFGWAATIAFAATGRRAYEATSPAAFVRRVLTGSPDLAGIEPDLREVLEDALARDPAARPEAQELAARFANPGSIAPRLNLRPAPKPEPEPEPEPEPVPRPAPQRPVDRVVAGRAAFERAGLALTVSVIEVSLAEAKRELVAAERAHAMGGSWTEHGHAAKYANKALAAAGRAARDARTGTGIPANGPRLAEIYRAASLYGTHAQAVLRGRPVTPGQLVDVRRAVALLQSARFTRVRFKEGYDPAEVDEFVARALGWLVGDRRGLAEVVGADEARARTFTLRRLRETYVKAEVDAFLAALETELRRTGYA, encoded by the coding sequence ATGTCCGAGACCTCGTCTCCGGGATCCCGTTCTTCTGACGGAGCCTGGAGCCCCCCGCCGACGTCCGGTCACCCGCCCGCGAGCGGCCCGCCCGCCGGTCCGCCGCCGTACCCGGAGTCCGCGCCGCCGGCGTACCCGGAGTCCGCGCCGCCGTACCCGGAGTCCGCGCACCCGCGCCGGGAGGTGGAGCTGCCCGCGGCGATCGGCCCGTACCGGCCGCTCGAGCTGATCGGCGCGGGCGGGATGGGGCAGGTGTTCCGCGCGACCGACCCGCGCGGCGGCACCTACGCGGTCAAGATCCTGCACCCGCACCTGGTCGACCAGGGCGACTCGCGGGCCCGGCTGCGCCGCGAGGTCGAGACGATGGGCCGGGTCACCACCCCGCGCGTCGCCGAGATCGTCGAGTTCGACGTGGACGCCCGCGTCCCGTACATCGTCACCCGCTACGTCGAGGGCCGCTCGCTGCAGGACGCCGTCCGGGAGGGGCGCGTCGCGGACGGCGCGGCGCTGTGGCGGATCGCGGTCGGGACGGCCGAGGCGCTGGAGGCCGTGCACCGCGCGGGCGTCGTGCACCGCGACATCAAGCCGGGGAACGTCCTGCTGGAGGGCGGCGAGCCGGTCGTCATCGACTTCGGCATCTCGCAGGGCGTGGGCGACACGCGCCTCACCGGCACGGGCGCCCGCGCGGGCACGTGGCGGTACCTGTCGCCCGAGCTGCTGGAGGGCCACGACGCGGGCCCGGCCGCCGACGTGTTCGCGTGGGCCGCGACCGTCGCCTACGCCGCGACCGGCCGCGACCTGTACGACGCGCCGAACGACGCGGCCGTCTGCCTGCGGATCATCCGCGGCGACCACGATCTGGGCGACGTCCCGGCGGAGCTGCGCCCGCTGCTGGAGGAGGCGCTCACCGCCGACCCGGCGGCCCGCCCGCCCGCCGAGCACCTGGTGCGGCGGCTGCGGGCGCTGCGCCCGGACTCGATCGGGCTGCGCGCGTCCGGCGGCAGCCAGCCGTCGGCGCGGGGACCGGTCCGGTCCCGGCCGCTCGACCCGATCGGCCCGTACCGGCCGCTGCAGCGGCTGGGGCGCGGCGGCATGGGGGAGGTGTTCCTCGCCCGCGCCGACGACGGCCGGATGGTCGCGATCAAGATGCTGCACGCGTCGCTGCCCGCCGAGTTCCAGGCCCGCGACCGGCTGCGCCGCGAGGTCGCCGCGATGCGGCGGGTCAGCAGCAGGCACGTCGTGGAGCTGATCGACCACGACCTGGACGCCGACCAGCCGTACATCGTCACCCGGTACGTCGAGGGCACCTCGCTGCTGGAGACCGTCAAGGGCCGCGGCGCGCTGCCCCGCGACGGGCTGCTCCGGCTCGCGGGGGGCCTGGCGGAGGCGCTCGCGGCGGTCCACGCGGTGGACGGCGTGCACCGCGACGTCAACCCCGGCAACGTGATGCTGGTCGCGGGCTCCCCGGTGCTGATCGACTTCGGCATCGCGTACCTGTCGGGCGCGACGCGGCTGACGCAGGGGCCGATGGGGACGCCCGGGTACGTCTCGCCCGAGGTCCTGGAGGGGCGCCCGTCGGGCCCGCCCACGGACGTGTTCGGCTGGGCCGCGACGATCGCGTTCGCCGCGACCGGCCGCCGCGCGTACGAGGCGACGAGCCCGGCGGCGTTCGTCCGCCGGGTGCTGACCGGCTCGCCGGACCTCGCGGGCATCGAGCCCGACCTGCGGGAGGTCCTGGAGGACGCGCTGGCCCGCGACCCGGCGGCCCGTCCGGAGGCGCAGGAACTCGCCGCCCGGTTCGCCAACCCTGGCTCGATCGCCCCCCGGCTCAACCTGCGGCCCGCGCCGAAGCCGGAGCCCGAACCCGAGCCCGAGCCCGAGCCGGTGCCGCGGCCGGCGCCGCAGCGGCCCGTCGACCGGGTCGTGGCGGGGCGCGCCGCGTTCGAGCGGGCCGGGCTGGCGCTGACGGTGTCGGTGATCGAGGTGTCACTGGCGGAGGCGAAGCGGGAGCTGGTCGCCGCCGAGCGCGCCCACGCGATGGGCGGGTCGTGGACCGAGCACGGGCACGCCGCCAAGTACGCGAACAAGGCGCTGGCCGCCGCCGGGCGCGCCGCGCGCGACGCCCGGACCGGCACCGGCATCCCCGCGAACGGGCCGCGCCTCGCCGAGATCTACCGCGCCGCGAGCCTGTACGGGACGCACGCGCAGGCCGTCCTGCGGGGCCGTCCGGTGACGCCGGGGCAGCTGGTGGACGTCCGGCGCGCCGTCGCGCTGCTGCAGAGCGCGCGGTTCACGCGCGTCCGGTTCAAGGAGGGCTACGACCCCGCCGAGGTGGACGAGTTCGTCGCGCGGGCCCTCGGCTGGCTGGTCGGTGACCGGCGCGGGCTCGCCGAGGTGGTCGGCGCCGACGAGGCCCGGGCCCGGACGTTCACGCTGCGGCGCCTCCGCGAGACCTACGTGAAGGCGGAGGTGGACGCGTTCCTCGCCGCCCTGGAGACGGAGCTGCGCCGCACCGGGTACGCGTGA